In Deltaproteobacteria bacterium, one DNA window encodes the following:
- the rsmD gene encoding 16S rRNA (guanine(966)-N(2))-methyltransferase RsmD, which translates to MRVISGIHRGRRLVAPPGRKTRPTPDRVREALFNIVGQDLTDQAFLDLYGGSGAVAIEAHSRGAARVVCVESDRGAVAVIRQNVETCRASVEVLATEVRAALRRLAGSTFDVIFADPPYAESDATDLGDLAGVADLLAPEGVLVLEHRGAAKEVPLAGLEIFDRRRYGDSGLTLYRSPESAQEG; encoded by the coding sequence GTGCGCGTAATCTCGGGCATTCATCGCGGCCGCCGGCTCGTCGCGCCGCCGGGGCGCAAGACGCGGCCCACGCCCGATCGCGTGCGCGAAGCCCTGTTCAACATCGTCGGGCAGGATCTGACGGATCAAGCCTTTCTCGATCTCTACGGCGGCTCGGGCGCGGTGGCGATCGAAGCCCACAGCCGGGGCGCGGCGCGCGTGGTGTGCGTCGAGAGCGATCGCGGGGCGGTGGCGGTGATTCGTCAAAACGTCGAGACCTGCCGCGCGTCGGTCGAGGTGTTGGCGACCGAGGTGCGCGCCGCGTTGCGTCGCCTCGCCGGGTCGACCTTCGACGTGATTTTCGCCGATCCGCCCTACGCCGAGAGCGACGCGACCGACCTCGGTGATCTGGCGGGCGTGGCGGATCTGCTCGCGCCGGAAGGCGTCCTGGTTCTCGAGCATCGCGGCGCGGCGAAGGAAGTTCCGCTGGCGGGGCTTGAAATTTTCGACCGCCGCCGGTACGGAGATAGCGGACTCACCCTTTATCGATCACCGGAATCGGCGCAGGAAGG